aaattcaagATCTGTGAAAGAACTTGCTGAGTTGTAGCCTTTGTATGATGATGTTGGTgatattgatgatgatgaagaagttTGAAGAAGTGAAGAGAGAGTGGCTGCTTGGTGAGCTTTTCTCTGAGATGGAGGAAATATACCCATGAGTTTCTTCTTAAGCTTGGTGTTCCAATAGTTCTTAATGTCATTGTCAGTCCTGCCTGGCAACTGAGCTGCTATTATTGACCACCTGCACTTTGTTGGGTCAGTTGGTTTGAATAGAAGAAGAAACATAACTGAGCTTCTTATTTAGGCTCTAATCAAGTACTCATGGAAGATCTAAAATTGACATGCATGCAGACCAattcacccaaaaaaacaaaaaagacagaAAACaggaatataaatttttttatatagcaTATTCTTCGAACAAGTAACTTTTTCCTTAAATtcccaaaaagagagaaaaattgtaCTTTCTTTTATTGCTTTTGATGAATTCACAAAATCTTCACAGTAATTATAAAGGGAAAAGTAATCTGAACCACATAAAACATTGtgaaaaaaagactaaaatatgtatgaaaaaatagaaaattgtgaagtagaaaagaagaaaaattggaaaagcaAGATGATTATTACCTGCTTCCAATGTTAGCAAAGAGGCCGCATATTACCCTATCTTCATTTTCAGTGAATTCACCATGTTTAATATTGGGTCTGAGATAGTTAAGCCATCTTAATCTGCAGCTTTTTCCGCATCTCCTAAGACCTGGTGGATGAGAACCAAACAATTATTGAAGATgaccataaatataaaaataagtgacacccaaaaaataaaaatataaaagacaCAAAGATAAAGAAACCCTAcatatttaaagcattataAAGAAGAGGTTTTCATTTCTCTTGGAATTATCATACTCGTAccagctttctttttctttttttaaacaaaaaaatatatataccaaaaggaaaagaaaaaaagaaaattcttaccTGCTTTCTGTGGAAGAGCAATCCAATTCCCTCCAGTCCCATATTTATCTATATACTCTTTTAGCTTTGCATCTTCTTCAGGTGACCATGGCCCTTTTTTCACGTTGGCCTTATCACAACAAGGAGCTCTTCCCATCgttgtgtttgtgatttctctcactctctctctctctctttctttctcactcTCAAATATCTCACCTCTGATCCAAGTGGCTCTTTGAAAGTTATAGATGGTTCTGAGGAAGGTGTGCTCTTGTTTCTTCTCACAAGACTTAGGGTGTTGGACACTAgagatatatatttattgagaGTTAACAGAAGTCAAAGGACAGCCTCTCTAAATTCAATCATCACGTTCCAGCCCTTTCTTATTTGAAGAGAGAAGTTTCCATcatatataaacaaatcaaGCAATAGGAAGCTTTACTTGGTCTCTGCCTTCTCTCACACAAGGAGAGAATCCAAAGTCTGCTAAAGCAAACCAGCTACTATTTACAATTGAAAATGATAGGCTATTAATTGCTTTGTTTTCCATGCCATAGGGCAAAGTCATAGGTTTACTATTGTCAAATTGCGGGTCCAATTACgaccagaaaagaaaaatattagagGTCCAATCATATGCAACAATACAGATATGTCTTTTATATTCATGTACACATGTACATTCAGTGTATGTTGTGTTCATACAGAGGAAGATATACATTTCAAATAGCCACCTTGGTGGCTGTGGCTAGAGTGAATTAAAAATGTTTTGCTTGACGTTTATAGATAAAACTAATATATAGTTGCTCTCTTTGTGGCCATGGCAGCTCTTGCTAATcttaattattagtattatattaatttatttaaaagtgCTTTAAGTAAATAATTTATCTATAGTTTTTGAAAGTTTATGGGTTcacaacttttaaaaaatgtacaTCTTTTAAGTACTATTGTTTACTTTtgccaaacttttttttttctttaaaacccAGTATTCCCATATAGGCCAGATAGATGACCTTCACTTCAAGCAGGAAAGTGATCTATTGAATGGAGGGAACTCCTTAGTTTTCTAATATGTTCTACTGGTGTTCTTGTATCAACTTGCTTTTGAAATTGAGAACGATTTTAAGTGTAATAAGGGAAAAATATCCGAGGGAATTCTCGGAACATTCAATGAAAATAACCTCTCCTCCAAATGAATTACTTATCactttcacatgaatttttgaATATTATTTGTTCAAATAATTGGTAGTTCTA
This genomic stretch from Castanea sativa cultivar Marrone di Chiusa Pesio chromosome 9, ASM4071231v1 harbors:
- the LOC142610973 gene encoding uncharacterized protein LOC142610973 isoform X1, with translation MGRAPCCDKANVKKGPWSPEEDAKLKEYIDKYGTGGNWIALPQKAGLRRCGKSCRLRWLNYLRPNIKHGEFTENEDRVICGLFANIGSRWSIIAAQLPGRTDNDIKNYWNTKLKKKLMGIFPPSQRKAHQAATLSSLLQTSSSSSISPTSSYKGYNSASSFTDLEFASSLLSSNNCCTNAAAAAAPVLQAQENFVGPPQNYQIKDNLLMFGSEASCSSSDGSSNNLINHGNGEREYEYGGNYGEVQMGGLQQSFLYNGNIDGNQRFMISNGDGDVNGNWIQKQNGMWNDHPLDYGLEEIKQLISTSNCNNFLFDENKTDQEKQMMFY